A section of the Pseudomonas sp. FP453 genome encodes:
- a CDS encoding DUF6162 family protein: MTTTQVVRPAGAGYETLYVLLLCLIILAVAGSVIALHGETQEVAAVPSHQLDARRDLSAAEQGIYADLRVTLDEIQLLQQEQSSLPTPAQLAEEGFAPFAQDASSVSRGDHRWQVLEPSSYLGLSQVPSTAGSLLMRVHGAEPDVWLNRSANLSAPADLTDQALIAAGWQQVVTQFDAGVTRQHRH, translated from the coding sequence ATGACCACCACACAAGTTGTCCGCCCCGCCGGCGCCGGCTACGAAACCCTCTACGTCCTGCTGCTGTGCCTGATCATCCTGGCCGTGGCCGGTTCAGTCATCGCGCTGCACGGCGAAACCCAGGAAGTCGCCGCCGTGCCCAGCCACCAGCTGGATGCGCGCCGCGACCTGAGCGCCGCCGAGCAAGGGATCTATGCGGACCTGCGGGTGACCCTGGATGAAATCCAGTTGTTGCAGCAGGAGCAGAGCAGCCTGCCGACACCGGCGCAACTGGCCGAAGAAGGCTTCGCGCCTTTCGCCCAGGACGCCAGTTCGGTCAGCCGTGGCGACCATCGCTGGCAGGTGCTGGAGCCTTCGTCCTACCTGGGCCTGAGCCAGGTGCCGAGCACCGCCGGCTCGCTGCTGATGCGCGTGCACGGTGCCGAGCCGGATGTGTGGCTCAACCGCAGCGCCAACCTGAGCGCCCCCGCCGACCTCACTGACCAGGCGCTGATCGCAGCCGGCTGGCAACAAGTGGTCACGCAATTCGATGCCGGCGTGACGCGCCAGCACCGTCACTGA
- a CDS encoding thiamine pyrophosphate-binding protein, whose product MSKVVAAQPSPLRAFWLKWRFHINVLLLLVPLGFMPKYFADAALFRGDTGIGERVAGDVQVGPWSLTLAEFRNEAPRPDPAGPMKFFNAALCDTCAEQVKATYLRIGKPRSLRAAGVIFFGTPYRMGAALPIPERTPADAEVWVTMEGWDGSMHQGSIPLSQASPATIAWLNKQGVKP is encoded by the coding sequence ATGAGCAAAGTCGTTGCTGCACAGCCTTCGCCGCTGCGGGCCTTTTGGCTGAAATGGCGTTTCCATATCAATGTCCTGCTGTTGCTGGTGCCCCTGGGTTTCATGCCCAAGTACTTTGCCGACGCCGCGTTGTTCCGTGGCGACACCGGCATCGGCGAACGCGTGGCCGGTGACGTGCAGGTCGGGCCCTGGAGCCTGACCCTTGCCGAGTTTCGCAACGAAGCCCCGCGCCCCGACCCGGCCGGGCCGATGAAATTCTTCAACGCCGCCCTGTGCGACACCTGCGCCGAGCAGGTCAAGGCCACCTACCTGCGTATCGGCAAGCCCCGCAGCCTGCGCGCCGCCGGGGTGATCTTCTTTGGCACGCCGTACCGCATGGGCGCCGCCCTGCCGATCCCGGAACGCACCCCGGCCGACGCCGAAGTGTGGGTCACCATGGAAGGCTGGGACGGCAGCATGCACCAGGGTTCCATCCCGCTGAGCCAGGCCTCGCCTGCCACTATTGCCTGGCTGAACAAGCAAGGAGTTAAACCATGA
- a CDS encoding PepSY domain-containing protein, producing the protein MSKKSRSKLWFLVHSWLALPIWFFVLIVCVTGTLAVVSQEIVWLANPDIRASKPSDDAEPLSYDQVIAAIKRDEPAVFVQSISRPDESHFALSVDLSYPDGRSVEVYVNPYTGAIQGISPSFNFQAFTRALHGWWLVPFTNGYSWGWYLVSALGIPLLASLVTGLVVYKKFWKGFLRPTLRVRHGARIFWGDFHRLSGIWSIWFILVIAVTGIWFLIRAILGDNQISISTEPVIPVIAREKVPMSQPGVPAPMIPVDEAIKIATQRIPGLEASFVSLPLNAYSHLQIGGRGWYPLMYQTAQINPYDGEVAAAHLLSDRSKLEFVTESMRPLHTGDFGGLWIKLIWAFFGLIMSMMVLSGLLIWTKRTALATLNALKREAKTQRAPAATPAMQTETSEAHP; encoded by the coding sequence ATGTCGAAGAAGTCACGTTCAAAACTCTGGTTTCTCGTACATAGCTGGCTGGCATTGCCCATCTGGTTTTTTGTACTGATCGTCTGTGTCACCGGCACCTTGGCGGTGGTCAGCCAGGAGATCGTCTGGCTGGCCAACCCGGACATCCGCGCAAGCAAGCCGTCGGATGATGCCGAACCGCTGAGCTACGACCAGGTGATCGCCGCCATCAAGCGCGATGAACCTGCGGTGTTCGTCCAGTCGATCAGCCGCCCTGACGAATCCCATTTCGCCCTCAGCGTCGACCTCAGCTACCCCGACGGGCGCTCCGTCGAGGTGTACGTCAACCCCTACACCGGCGCGATCCAGGGCATCAGCCCGTCCTTCAACTTCCAGGCCTTTACCCGTGCCCTGCATGGCTGGTGGCTGGTGCCGTTCACCAATGGCTACAGCTGGGGCTGGTACCTGGTGTCGGCGCTGGGCATTCCGCTGCTGGCGTCGCTGGTGACCGGGCTGGTGGTGTACAAGAAATTCTGGAAAGGCTTCCTGCGCCCCACCCTGCGTGTGCGCCACGGTGCGCGGATCTTCTGGGGCGACTTCCACCGCCTGAGCGGTATCTGGTCGATCTGGTTCATCCTGGTGATCGCCGTCACCGGCATCTGGTTCCTGATCCGCGCGATCCTGGGGGACAACCAGATTTCCATCTCCACCGAGCCGGTGATCCCGGTGATTGCCCGGGAGAAGGTGCCGATGTCGCAACCCGGCGTGCCAGCGCCGATGATTCCGGTGGACGAGGCAATCAAGATCGCCACCCAGCGCATCCCGGGCCTGGAGGCGAGTTTCGTCAGCCTGCCGCTCAATGCCTACAGCCACTTGCAGATTGGCGGCCGCGGCTGGTACCCGCTGATGTACCAGACCGCACAGATCAACCCGTATGACGGCGAGGTCGCTGCGGCGCACCTGCTCTCCGACCGCTCGAAGCTGGAGTTCGTCACCGAATCCATGCGCCCGCTGCACACCGGCGACTTTGGCGGCCTGTGGATCAAGCTGATCTGGGCCTTTTTCGGCCTGATCATGAGCATGATGGTGTTGAGCGGCCTGCTGATCTGGACCAAACGCACCGCCCTGGCCACCCTCAATGCCCTCAAGCGCGAAGCCAAGACCCAGCGCGCGCCGGCGGCCACCCCGGCCATGCAGACTGAAACCTCGGAGGCCCACCCATGA
- the leuC gene encoding 3-isopropylmalate dehydratase large subunit, whose product MTARTLYDKHIDAHTVCALDDQGHVLLYIDRQVINEYTSPQAFSGLREAGRKVWRPGTALAVVDHVNPTTPTRIAAMSDAGGARQVSYLAENCRDFGIELLDILDKRQGIEHVIAPEQGFILPGMVIAAGDSHTTTYGALGAFGFGIGTSEIEHLLASQTLVYKRLKAMRVTVDGALAPGLTSKDVIMALIGQIGASGATGYAIEFRGSTIDALSVEARMTICNMAVEAGARGAFMAPDEKVFAYLKGKQRAPQGALWEQALVGWRQLHSDADAVFDREVHLDATTLQPMVTWGTSPDQAAPIGARVPDPQAISDLILRQDMRRALNYMGLEAGMPLSDIVISHAFIGSCTNARIEDLRDAARVVRGKHVAAHVRAMIVPGSTEVRDQAEAEGLAAIFIDAGFEWRQSGCSMCLAMNDDVLAPGDRCASSTNRNFEGRQGAGARTHLMSPAMVAAAAITGRLTDIRHFGDRS is encoded by the coding sequence ATGACCGCCAGAACCCTCTACGACAAACATATCGACGCCCACACGGTGTGCGCCCTGGATGACCAGGGCCATGTGCTGCTTTATATAGACCGCCAGGTGATCAACGAATACACCAGCCCCCAGGCGTTCAGTGGCCTGCGTGAAGCCGGGCGCAAGGTGTGGCGCCCCGGCACGGCGCTGGCGGTGGTTGACCATGTAAACCCCACCACGCCTACACGCATTGCGGCGATGTCCGACGCGGGCGGTGCACGGCAGGTGTCATACCTGGCGGAGAATTGCCGGGACTTTGGCATCGAACTGCTGGACATCCTCGACAAGCGCCAAGGCATCGAACATGTGATCGCCCCGGAGCAGGGCTTTATCCTGCCGGGCATGGTGATCGCCGCCGGTGACAGCCACACCACCACCTATGGCGCCCTCGGCGCCTTCGGTTTTGGCATCGGCACGTCGGAAATCGAGCACCTGCTGGCCTCGCAGACGCTGGTCTACAAGCGGTTGAAGGCGATGCGCGTGACGGTGGATGGCGCGCTGGCGCCGGGCCTGACGTCCAAGGATGTGATCATGGCGCTGATCGGCCAGATCGGCGCCTCGGGTGCCACGGGTTACGCCATCGAATTCCGTGGATCGACCATTGATGCGCTGAGCGTCGAGGCGCGCATGACCATCTGCAATATGGCGGTGGAGGCCGGCGCGCGGGGCGCGTTCATGGCGCCGGATGAAAAGGTCTTCGCCTACCTCAAGGGCAAGCAGCGTGCGCCGCAAGGCGCGCTGTGGGAGCAGGCACTGGTGGGCTGGCGCCAACTGCATTCGGACGCCGACGCGGTGTTCGACCGCGAAGTGCACCTTGATGCCACCACCCTGCAACCCATGGTCACCTGGGGCACCAGCCCCGACCAGGCCGCGCCCATCGGCGCCCGCGTGCCGGACCCGCAAGCAATCAGCGACCTGATCCTGCGCCAGGACATGCGCCGCGCCCTCAACTACATGGGCTTGGAGGCCGGCATGCCGTTGAGTGACATCGTCATCAGCCATGCGTTTATCGGCTCCTGCACCAACGCACGCATCGAAGACCTGCGCGACGCCGCCCGCGTGGTGCGCGGCAAACACGTGGCCGCGCATGTGCGGGCGATGATCGTGCCTGGCTCCACCGAAGTGCGCGACCAGGCCGAGGCCGAAGGGCTGGCGGCGATCTTTATCGACGCCGGCTTTGAATGGCGCCAGTCGGGCTGCTCGATGTGCCTGGCGATGAACGACGACGTGCTGGCCCCCGGCGACCGCTGCGCCTCCAGCACCAACCGCAACTTCGAAGGCCGCCAGGGCGCGGGCGCACGCACCCACCTGATGAGTCCGGCGATGGTCGCCGCTGCCGCCATCACCGGCCGTCTCACCGACATCCGCCACTTTGGAGACCGTTCATGA